Proteins encoded within one genomic window of Macaca fascicularis isolate 582-1 chromosome 16, T2T-MFA8v1.1:
- the LOC102143731 gene encoding uncharacterized protein codes for MAPECAKTAQQLCCLTEKLCRGPSVPPRPSLGLLRVPPVCPPKGGRGCGCSQPLLEVGLWVGMWAALGRHSCRCIPAIRTTLLLPSPPPCTPMKKRGHRPTEREGYCSWHLMGSICCIPLGCCPGWIGKELAGRLSSVLTTWLGGSRGAWQGQSTGPGNWGLVHVCMHVCVCICMHMCVLRGGEEAEKPHPLLVAAVLLRASAARGCHYTSWQVSASKTVLGSSPSWLSWRWESQLSPVASRVGPCCGIGWPVLLPPP; via the coding sequence ATGGCCCCCGAATGTGCCAAAACAGCCCAGCAGCTGTGCTGCCTCACAGAGAAACTGTGCAGAGGCCCCTCTGTCCCACCACGGCCTTCACTCGGGCTACTCAGGGTTCCCCCAGTCTGTCCACCCAAGGGCGGCAGGGGCTGTGGGTGCTCCCAGCCCCTTTTGGAGGTCGGTCTATGGGTAGGAATGTGGGCTGCCTTGGGGCGTCACAGCTGCAGGTGCATACCAGCCATCAGAACAACCCTCCTGCTCCCCAGCCCGCCCCCCTGCACCCCCATGAAGAAACGCGGCCACCGGCCCACAGAGAGGGAGGGATATTGTTCTTGGCATTTGATGGGAAGCATCTGCTGCATCCCACTGgggtgttgcccaggatggattGGAAAAGAGTTGGCAGGAAGGCTGAGCTCTGTGCTCACAACCTGGCTTGGCGGTAGCCGAGGAGCTTGGCAGGGGCAGAGTACAGGACCTGGGAACTGGGGGCtggtgcatgtgtgcatgcacgtgtgtgtgtgtatctgtatgcacatgtgtgtgctgaggggtggggaggaagctGAGAAACCACATCCCCTCCTCGTTGCTGCTGTGTTGCTGCGTGCTTCAGCAGCACGTGGGTGTCACTACACTTCCTGGCAGGTGTCAGCCTCCAAGACTGTGCTGGGCTCTTCTCCCAGTTGGCTCAGTTGGAGGTGGGAGTCCCAACTGTCCCCTGTGGCTTCCAGAGTGGGACCTTGCTGCGGGATAGGCTGGCCAGTGCTGCTCCCTCCCCCGTGA